The Odocoileus virginianus isolate 20LAN1187 ecotype Illinois chromosome 30, Ovbor_1.2, whole genome shotgun sequence genome window below encodes:
- the ACSL3 gene encoding fatty acid CoA ligase Acsl3, with protein MNNHGSSKPSSMKLKHTINPILLYFIQFIISLYTVLTYIPYYFLSESRQEKSNRTKAKPVNSTPDSAYRSVNSLDGLASVLYPGCDTLDKVFMHAKNKFKDKRLLGTREILNEEDEVQPNGKVFKKVILGSYNWLSYEDVFVRAFNFGNGLQILGQKPKTNIAIFCETRAEWMVAAQACFMYNFQLVTLYATLGGPAIVHGLNETEVTNIITSKELLQTKLKDIVSLVPRLRHIITVDGKPTTWSEFPKGVIVHTMAAVQALGAKASVENKPLSKPAPSDIAVIMYTSGSTGIPKGVMISHSNIIAGITGMAERIPELGEKDVYIGYLPLAHVLELSAELVCLSHGCRIGYSSPQTLADQSSKIKKGSKGDTSMLKPTLMAAVPEIMDRIYKNVMNKVNEMSSFQRNLFILAYNYKMEQISKGHSTPLCDSFIFRKVRGLLGGNIRLLLCGGAPLSATTQRFMNICFCCPVGQGYGLTESCGAGTITEVWDYNTGRVGAPLVCCEIKLKNWEEGGYFNTDKPHPRGEILIGGQNVTMGYYKNEAKTKADFFEDENGQRWLCTGDIGEFDPDGCLKIIDRKKDLVKLQAGEYVSLGKVEAALKNLPLIDNICAYANSYHSYVIGFVVPNQKELTELARKKGLTGTWEELCNSSEMENEVLKVLSEAAISASLEKFEIPVKIRLSPEPWTPETGLVTDAFKLKRKELKTHYQADIERMYGRK; from the exons ATGAATAACCACGGGTCTTCAAAACCGTCTTCCATGAAGCTGAAACACACCATCAATcccattcttttatattttatacagttCATAATATCACTTTATACTGTTTTAACATACATTCCATATTATTTTTTGTCTGAGTCAAGACAAGAAAAATCAAACCGAACTAAAGCAAAGCCTGTAAATTCAACACCTGACTCTGCATACAGATCTGTTAACAGCTTGGATGGTTTGGCCTCCGTATTATATCCTGGATGTGATACACTCGATAAAGTTTTTATGCATGCAAAAAACAAATTCAAGGACAAAAGACTCTTGGGGACACGTGAAATCTTAAATGAGGAAGATGAAGTGCAACCGAatggaaaagtttttaaaaag gTTATTCTTGGAAGCTATAATTGGCTCTCCTACGAAGATGTCTTTGTGAGAGCCTTTAATTTTGGAAACGGCTTACAGATACTGGGTCAGAAGCCCAAGACCAACATCGCCATCTTCTGTGAAACCAGAGCTGAGTGGATGGTCGCTGCACAGGCCTGCTTCATGTATAATTTTCAGC TTGTTACGCTGTATGCTACTCTAGGGGGTCCAGCAATTGTTCATGGATTAAATGAAACAGAGGTGACCAACATCATTACTAGTAAAGAACTCTTGCAGACAAAGTTGAAG GACATCGTTTCTCTGGTCCCTCGCCTGCGGCACATCATCACTGTGGATGGAAAGCCGACGACCTGGTCTGAGTTCCCCAAGGGCGTCATCGTGCATACTATGGCGGCTGTGCAGGCTCTGGGAGCCAAGGCCAGCGTGG aaaacaaaccccTTAGCAAACCAGCGCCCTCAGATATCGCAGTAATCATGTACACAAGTGGATCCACAGGAATTCCAAAGGGGGTCATGATCTCTCATAGTAACATTATTGCTGGTATAACTGGGATGGCGGAAAGGATTCCAGAACTCGG gGAGAAAGATGTTTACATCGGATATTTGCCTCTGGCCCACGTCTTAGAATTAAGTGCTGAGCTTGTCTGTCTCTCCCATGGATGCCGCATCGGCTACTCTTCACCACAGACTTTAGCAGATCAG tcttcaaaaataaaaaaaggaagcaaaggagATACATCCATGTTGAAACCAACACTGATGGCAGCTGTCCCG gaAATCATGGATCGAATCTACAAAAATGTCATGAATAAAGTGAATGAAATGAGCAGTTTTCAACGCAATCTGTTTATTCTGGCCTATAATTACAAAATGGAACAGATTTCAAAAGGGCACAGTACTCCGCTGTGTGATAG ctttattttccgGAAAGTTCGAGGCTTGCTAGGTGGAAATATTCGACTTCTGTTGTGTGGAGGTGCTCCACTTTCTGCAACCACACAGCGATTCATGAACATCTGTTTTTGCTGTCCTGTTGGTCAGGGGTATGGACTCACTGAATCTTGTGGGGCTGGAACAATTACAGAAG TGTGGGACTACAATACTGGCAGAGTGGGAGCACCATTAGTTTGCTGTGAAATCAAATTAAAGAACTGGGAGGAAG GTGGATACTTTAATACCGATAAACCACATCCCAGGGGTGAGATTCTTATTGGTGGCCAAAATGTGACAATGGGGTACTACAAAAATGAAGCGAAAACAAAAGCTGATTTTTTTGAAGATGAAAACGGACAGAGGTGGCTCTGTACTGGAGACATTGGGGAGTTTGACCCTGATGGTTGTTTGAAGATCATTG ATCGTAAGAAGGACCTTGTAAAACTACAGGCAGGAGAATATGTTTCTCTTGGGAAGGTGGAGGCTGCTTTGAAGAATCTCCCACTAATAGACAACATTTGTGCATATGCAAACAG TTATCATTCTTATGTCATTGGATTTGTTGTGCCAAATCAAAAGGAACTGACTGAACTAGCACGAAAGAAAGGACTTACTGGGACTTGGGAGGAGTTGTGTAACAGTAGTGAAATGGAAAATGAGGTACTTAAAGTGCTTTCTGAAGCTGCTATTTCAG CAAGTCTGGAAAAGTTTGAAATTCCAGTAAAAATTCGTTTGAGCCCTGAACCGTGGACCCCTGAAACTGGTCTGGTGACAGATGCCTTCAAGCTGAAACGCAAAGAGCTTAAAACACATTACCAGGCGGACATTGAGCGAATGTATGGAAGAAAATAG